Proteins from a single region of Neodiprion virginianus isolate iyNeoVirg1 chromosome 4, iyNeoVirg1.1, whole genome shotgun sequence:
- the LOC124303255 gene encoding trafficking protein particle complex subunit 5 isoform X1, with amino-acid sequence MTSITISAVRPRTSILDKSLSKGKSEVSLSCYALLFSELVQYCQNRVYTVPELQNKLAEMGAEVGHRMTDLLVMREKSGKREVKLLSVLLFIKSTVWKSLFGREADKLEHANDDDRTYYIIEKEALVNKFVSVPKDKGSLNCASFTAGIVEAILSDCGFPAKVTAHWHKGTTYMVKFDHAVITRDKQLEDR; translated from the exons ATGACAAGTATAACTATATCCGCAGTTCGTCCACGGACAAGTATTCTCGACAAGTCGTTGAGTAAAGGGAAAAGTGAGGTTAGCTTGAGTTGTTACGCTCTTTTGTTTTCCGAGCTTGTTCAATACTGCCAAAACCGTGTTTACACTGTGCCCGAATTACAGAACAA ACTGGCTGAAATGGGTGCTGAAGTAGGTCACAGAATGACCGACCTTCTTgtaatgagagaaaaaagcgGCAAACGCGAAGTGAAACTATTGAGTGTccttctttttattaaaagCACAGTTTGGAAATCACTGTTCGGTCGTGAAGCTGACAAACTTGAACATGCTAATGATGATGACCGAACCTATTATATAATAGAAAAGGAAGCTCTGGTCAATAAATTTGTTTCTGTTCCGAAAGACAAAGGGAGTCTAAATTGTGCATCATTTACTGCTGGAATCGTTGAGGCGATTCTTTCCGATTGTGGTTTT CCAGCAAAAGTGACTGCGCATTGGCACAAAGGAACAACATATATGGTGAAATTTGATCATGCAGTTATTACTCGTGATAAGCAACTTGAAGATCGTTAA
- the LOC124303255 gene encoding trafficking protein particle complex subunit 5 isoform X2, whose amino-acid sequence MTSITISAVRPRTSILDKSLSKGKSEVSLSCYALLFSELVQYCQNRVYTVPELQNKLAEMGAEVGHRMTDLLVMREKSGKREVKLLSVLLFIKSTVWKSLFGREADKLEHANDDDRTYYIIEKEALVNKFVSVPKDKGSLNCASFTAGIVEAILSDCGFVVDMYIHICRDFWYRLL is encoded by the exons ATGACAAGTATAACTATATCCGCAGTTCGTCCACGGACAAGTATTCTCGACAAGTCGTTGAGTAAAGGGAAAAGTGAGGTTAGCTTGAGTTGTTACGCTCTTTTGTTTTCCGAGCTTGTTCAATACTGCCAAAACCGTGTTTACACTGTGCCCGAATTACAGAACAA ACTGGCTGAAATGGGTGCTGAAGTAGGTCACAGAATGACCGACCTTCTTgtaatgagagaaaaaagcgGCAAACGCGAAGTGAAACTATTGAGTGTccttctttttattaaaagCACAGTTTGGAAATCACTGTTCGGTCGTGAAGCTGACAAACTTGAACATGCTAATGATGATGACCGAACCTATTATATAATAGAAAAGGAAGCTCTGGTCAATAAATTTGTTTCTGTTCCGAAAGACAAAGGGAGTCTAAATTGTGCATCATTTACTGCTGGAATCGTTGAGGCGATTCTTTCCGATTGTGGTTTT GTGGTTgacatgtacatacatatttgtAGAGATTTTTGGTATAGATTactctaa
- the LOC124303256 gene encoding NADH dehydrogenase [ubiquinone] 1 beta subcomplex subunit 4 has translation MTTNKNNYDISPEQLRLEIKRNARRNELRQELQKIAGNPYRAGTGEGGAPFDAGLQRFMAARAKTYEYFRPTLKGGLQYYAAIWTPILFFTWLVKRDRDRKEHRFRTGQVSYADREFKFA, from the exons ATGacgacgaataaaaataattacgatatTTCACCCGAGCAGTTGAGGCtcgaaattaaaagaaatgcTCGGCGAAATGAACTTCGTCAGGAGTTGCAAAAGATTGCCGGAAATCCGTACCGAGCTGGAACAGGCGAAGGAGGTGCTCCG TTTGATGCAGGACTACAGCGATTTATGGCAGCGAGAGCAAAAACCTATGAATATTTTAGGCCTACTCTGAAAGGTGGTCTGCAGTACTATGCAGCAATATGGACACCCATCCTGTTCTTCACTTGGCTAGTGAAAAGGGACAGG GACAGGAAAGAGCACCGATTTCGTACTGGTCAGGTCAGCTATGCTGACAGAGAATTCAAGTTTGCTTAA
- the LOC124303242 gene encoding cathepsin L, with product MKVFIIFMVGVIAVSQAISFFDLVLEEWGTFKLTHRKKYDNDVEEKFRMKIFMDNKHKVAKHNAKYEMGLVSYKLELNKYGDLLHHEFVDMMNGFNKSINTLKRSNIERPIGATFIPPANVKIPESFDWRDEGAVTAVKDQKQCGSCWAFSTTGALEAQHFRKTGVLVSLSEQNLVDCSGKYGNNGCNGGLMDQAFQYIKDNKGIDTEKSYPYEGQDDSCRYNPRNNGATDVGYVDIPQGDEEKLQAAIATIGPVSVAIDASHESFQLYSEGVYYEAGCSETNLDHGVLAVGYGTDENGMDYWLVKNSWGGDWGDHGYIKMARNKNNHCGIASTASYPLV from the exons ATGAAGgtttttatcatatttatgGTGGGTGTGATCGCCGTTAGTCAAGCAATTTCCTTCTTCGACCTTGTTCTTGAGGAGTGGGGCACTTTCAAG ctaACACATAGGAAAAAGTATGACAACGATGTAGAGGAAAAATTCAGGATGAAAATCTTCATGGACAATAAGCACAAAGTTGCCAAACACAATGCCAAGTATGAAATGGGCCTTGTTTCGTACAAATTGGAACTTAACAAATATGGAGACCTG CTTCATCACGAATTCGTTGATATGATGAATGGCTTTAACAAGTCTATCAACACACTGAAGCGATCAAACATTGAGCGGCCAATTGGTGCCACTTTTATCCCACCTGCGAATGTTAAAATCCCAGAATCTTTTGACTGGAGGGACGAGGGAGCTGTAACTGCTGTGAAGGATCAAAAACAGTGTGGTTCATGTTGGGCGTTCTCTACA ACTGGTGCCTTGGAAGCTCAGCACTTCAGGAAAACGGGAGTGCTAGTGTCTTTGAGTGAGCAGAATTTGGTCGATTGTTCTGGCAAATATGGTAACAATGGATGTAATGGTGGCTTGATGGACCAAGCCTTCCAGTACATTAAAGACAACAAAGGGATTGATACTGAGAAGAGCTACCCATATGAGGGACAAGATGATTCATGCCG TTATAACCCTCGTAACAATGGAGCTACCGATGTTGGCTATGTAGATATTCCTCAGGGAGATGAAGAAAAGTTGCAGGCTGCTATTGCTACCATTGGGCCAGTTTCTGTTGCTATTGATGCTTCCCACGAAAGCTTCCAGTTATACTCTGAAG GTGTTTATTATGAAGCTGGTTGTTCCGAAACTAACCTGGACCATGGAGTTTTAGCTGTTGGTTACGGTACTGATGAAAATGGCATGGATTATTGGCTCGTCAAGAACAGTTGGGGTGGTGATTGGGGTGACCACGGGTATATCAAGATGGCCCGAAATAAGAACAACCATTGTGGAATTGCTTCTACAGCAAGTTATCCTCTTGTTTAA
- the LOC124303249 gene encoding zinc finger C4H2 domain-containing protein isoform X3: MSSPDSTVIFAKLEALKDIRSKTLQLEKMKQRIIQEVEQTEQEEKCLTEYKQEMELLMQEKMAHVEELRQIHADINAMETVIKQAEDARNRARETAKLIHNNDYQPLKHDIDRMRREYLGLERLPELYETESDLISPDYFDRPLQKAEWRVEVRGDDLMPPLGLHPHPSHQGGPTPFLAPQPLQGPSKPEPRPLPPAPGPPAPTFRYHWQQPPPMKSCLSCHQQIHRNAPICPLCKAKSRSRNPKKPKKKD; encoded by the exons ATGTCATCACCAGATAGTACAGTCATTTTTGCTAAACTAGAAGCACTCAAGGATATTAG GTCAAAGACATTGCAACTAGAAAAAATGAAGCAGAGAATCATTCAAGAGGTAGAACAGACAGAACAGGAGGAGAAGTGCTTGACAGAATACAAGCAGGAAATGGAACTTTTAATGCAAGAAAAGATGGCACATGTTGAAGAACTCCGACAAATTCATGCCGACATCAAtgcg ATGGAAACAGTTATAAAGCAAGCTGAAGATGCTCGCAACAGAGCTAGAGAAACAGCAAAATTAATCCATAACAATGACTATCAACCACTAAAGCACGACATCGATAGAATGCGTAGAGAATACTTGGGACTTGAAAGACTACCAGAGCTCTATGAAACGGAATCAGATCTTATTTCACCTGA CTATTTTGACCGCCCCCTGCAAAAAGCAGAATGGCGAGTTGAGGTAAGGGGTGATGATTTAATGCCTCCGTTGGGCTTACACCCCCATCCCAGCCACCAAGGAGGTCCAACTCCGTTTTTAGCTCCACAACCACTACAGGGTCCTAGTAAACCAGAGCCTAGGCCTTTGCCTCCAGCTCCTGGGCCCCCAGCTCCAACATTCAGGTACCACTG gCAACAACCTCCACCAATGAAGTCGTGTCTATCCTGTCATCAACAAATTCATCGAAATGCACCAATTTGTCCTTTATGTAAAGCTAAATCACGTTCACGTAATCCTAAGAAGCCTAAGAAAAAAGACTAA
- the LOC124303249 gene encoding zinc finger C4H2 domain-containing protein isoform X1, producing the protein MSSPDSTVIFAKLEALKDIRSKTLQLEKMKQRIIQEVEQTEQEEKCLTEYKQEMELLMQEKMAHVEELRQIHADINAMETVIKQAEDARNRARETAKLIHNNDYQPLKHDIDRMRREYLGLERLPELYETESDLISPERFARSYFDRPLQKAEWRVEVRGDDLMPPLGLHPHPSHQGGPTPFLAPQPLQGPSKPEPRPLPPAPGPPAPTFRYHWQQPPPMKSCLSCHQQIHRNAPICPLCKAKSRSRNPKKPKKKD; encoded by the exons ATGTCATCACCAGATAGTACAGTCATTTTTGCTAAACTAGAAGCACTCAAGGATATTAG GTCAAAGACATTGCAACTAGAAAAAATGAAGCAGAGAATCATTCAAGAGGTAGAACAGACAGAACAGGAGGAGAAGTGCTTGACAGAATACAAGCAGGAAATGGAACTTTTAATGCAAGAAAAGATGGCACATGTTGAAGAACTCCGACAAATTCATGCCGACATCAAtgcg ATGGAAACAGTTATAAAGCAAGCTGAAGATGCTCGCAACAGAGCTAGAGAAACAGCAAAATTAATCCATAACAATGACTATCAACCACTAAAGCACGACATCGATAGAATGCGTAGAGAATACTTGGGACTTGAAAGACTACCAGAGCTCTATGAAACGGAATCAGATCTTATTTCACCTGA ACGGTTTGCTCGTAGCTATTTTGACCGCCCCCTGCAAAAAGCAGAATGGCGAGTTGAGGTAAGGGGTGATGATTTAATGCCTCCGTTGGGCTTACACCCCCATCCCAGCCACCAAGGAGGTCCAACTCCGTTTTTAGCTCCACAACCACTACAGGGTCCTAGTAAACCAGAGCCTAGGCCTTTGCCTCCAGCTCCTGGGCCCCCAGCTCCAACATTCAGGTACCACTG gCAACAACCTCCACCAATGAAGTCGTGTCTATCCTGTCATCAACAAATTCATCGAAATGCACCAATTTGTCCTTTATGTAAAGCTAAATCACGTTCACGTAATCCTAAGAAGCCTAAGAAAAAAGACTAA
- the LOC124303249 gene encoding zinc finger C4H2 domain-containing protein isoform X2 — MSSPDSTVIFAKLEALKDIRSKTLQLEKMKQRIIQEVEQTEQEEKCLTEYKQEMELLMQEKMAHVEELRQIHADINAMETVIKQAEDARNRARETAKLIHNNDYQPLKHDIDRMRREYLGLERLPELYETESDLISPERFARSYFDRPLQKAEWRVEVRGDDLMPPLGLHPHPSHQGGPTPFLAPQPLQGPSKPEPRPLPPAPGPPAPTFRQQPPPMKSCLSCHQQIHRNAPICPLCKAKSRSRNPKKPKKKD, encoded by the exons ATGTCATCACCAGATAGTACAGTCATTTTTGCTAAACTAGAAGCACTCAAGGATATTAG GTCAAAGACATTGCAACTAGAAAAAATGAAGCAGAGAATCATTCAAGAGGTAGAACAGACAGAACAGGAGGAGAAGTGCTTGACAGAATACAAGCAGGAAATGGAACTTTTAATGCAAGAAAAGATGGCACATGTTGAAGAACTCCGACAAATTCATGCCGACATCAAtgcg ATGGAAACAGTTATAAAGCAAGCTGAAGATGCTCGCAACAGAGCTAGAGAAACAGCAAAATTAATCCATAACAATGACTATCAACCACTAAAGCACGACATCGATAGAATGCGTAGAGAATACTTGGGACTTGAAAGACTACCAGAGCTCTATGAAACGGAATCAGATCTTATTTCACCTGA ACGGTTTGCTCGTAGCTATTTTGACCGCCCCCTGCAAAAAGCAGAATGGCGAGTTGAGGTAAGGGGTGATGATTTAATGCCTCCGTTGGGCTTACACCCCCATCCCAGCCACCAAGGAGGTCCAACTCCGTTTTTAGCTCCACAACCACTACAGGGTCCTAGTAAACCAGAGCCTAGGCCTTTGCCTCCAGCTCCTGGGCCCCCAGCTCCAACATTCAG gCAACAACCTCCACCAATGAAGTCGTGTCTATCCTGTCATCAACAAATTCATCGAAATGCACCAATTTGTCCTTTATGTAAAGCTAAATCACGTTCACGTAATCCTAAGAAGCCTAAGAAAAAAGACTAA
- the LOC124303249 gene encoding zinc finger C4H2 domain-containing protein isoform X4 → MKQRIIQEVEQTEQEEKCLTEYKQEMELLMQEKMAHVEELRQIHADINAMETVIKQAEDARNRARETAKLIHNNDYQPLKHDIDRMRREYLGLERLPELYETESDLISPERFARSYFDRPLQKAEWRVEVRGDDLMPPLGLHPHPSHQGGPTPFLAPQPLQGPSKPEPRPLPPAPGPPAPTFRYHWQQPPPMKSCLSCHQQIHRNAPICPLCKAKSRSRNPKKPKKKD, encoded by the exons ATGAAGCAGAGAATCATTCAAGAGGTAGAACAGACAGAACAGGAGGAGAAGTGCTTGACAGAATACAAGCAGGAAATGGAACTTTTAATGCAAGAAAAGATGGCACATGTTGAAGAACTCCGACAAATTCATGCCGACATCAAtgcg ATGGAAACAGTTATAAAGCAAGCTGAAGATGCTCGCAACAGAGCTAGAGAAACAGCAAAATTAATCCATAACAATGACTATCAACCACTAAAGCACGACATCGATAGAATGCGTAGAGAATACTTGGGACTTGAAAGACTACCAGAGCTCTATGAAACGGAATCAGATCTTATTTCACCTGA ACGGTTTGCTCGTAGCTATTTTGACCGCCCCCTGCAAAAAGCAGAATGGCGAGTTGAGGTAAGGGGTGATGATTTAATGCCTCCGTTGGGCTTACACCCCCATCCCAGCCACCAAGGAGGTCCAACTCCGTTTTTAGCTCCACAACCACTACAGGGTCCTAGTAAACCAGAGCCTAGGCCTTTGCCTCCAGCTCCTGGGCCCCCAGCTCCAACATTCAGGTACCACTG gCAACAACCTCCACCAATGAAGTCGTGTCTATCCTGTCATCAACAAATTCATCGAAATGCACCAATTTGTCCTTTATGTAAAGCTAAATCACGTTCACGTAATCCTAAGAAGCCTAAGAAAAAAGACTAA
- the LOC124303244 gene encoding 8-oxo-dGDP phosphatase NUDT18: MPDTIEDKIRLVLNGQSINDNDDLCDFTLAEQNESIEAKGIQPTASSDYVPICQKTVTYVVAAVLINDNDEILMMQEAKASCAGKWYLPAGRVEPGEELTEAFRREVLEETGIIVEPKSLVIVECATGSWFRFVMTGNVIGGALKTPEQADEESLQACWIQNVEELSLRAYDIIPLIHRVREYKQGLNPPWHSPLLPIANPHSRLYLKLIVCIKKKATNRMHVLLSERTEYHLPICEINPRRNLHSTLHKFMVEIFGADVPQHRPHGLLSVEYAGGHGEDGLSLTMLVAFRPPLEEVPIIGKFVWHELSQSLGDTLVTVMPRNKTIPLSVVR, encoded by the exons ATGCCTGATACCATAGAAGACAAGATTAGGCTAGTGTTAAATGGACAAAGTATAAATGACAACGATGATCTGTGCGACTTTACTCTTGCTGAACAAAATGAGTCAATAG AAGCCAAAGGAATTCAACCCACTGCAAGCTCTGACTACGTTCCAATTTGTCAAAAAACTGTGACATACGTAGTCGCAGCAGTACTAATTAACGATAATGATGAGATATTGATGATGCAGGAGGCAAAGGCCTCCTGTGCAGGAAAATGGTACCTACCAGCAGGAAGGGTTGAACCTGGCGAGGAATTGACAGAGGCATTCAGAAGAGAGGTTCTCGAAGAGACGGGAATTATCGTTGAACCAAAATCATTGGTAATCGTTGAATGCGCGACTGGATCTTGGTTCAGATTTGTTATGACTGGAAATGTGATTGGTGGTGCTTTAAAGACTCCTGAACAAGCTGACGAAGAATCACTACAGGCTTGTTGGATTCAAAATGTTGAGGAATTGTCACTTAGAGCATATGACATCATACCGTTGATACATAGAGTTAGAGAGTACAAACAAGGCCTTAACCCACCATGGCATTCTCCATTACTTCCTATAGCCAATCCCCACAGTAGGCTTTATTTGAAGTTAATTGTTTGcataaaaaagaaagcaac TAACAGAATGCATGTTTTGCTGTCGGAACGCACTGAGTATCATTTACCTATTTGTGAAATAAACCCGAGAAGAAATCTTCACTCTACGCTGCACAAATTTATGGTG GAAATTTTTGGAGCTGATGTACCGCAACATAGACCACATGGTTTACTGTCTGTAGAATATGCTGGTGGTCACGGAGAGGATGGCCTGTCCCTGACCATGCTAGTAGCTTTTCGGCCACCTTTAGAGGAGGTCCCAATTATTGGGAAGTTTGTTTGGCATGAACTTTCCCAGTCTCTCGGTGACACATTAGTAACGGTTATGCCACGTAACAAAACCATACCACTCAGTGTAGTACGCTAA